The following proteins are co-located in the Mycolicibacterium goodii genome:
- a CDS encoding TetR/AcrR family transcriptional regulator: MPRQRSLSRPQIAAAALEVVDADGLAALSMRTVARRLGIGTMSLYRYVADRAELEAMVVDLVLEAVDLSVPGGSARHRILVLAERVRDATTHHPAVVPLMLAHRHHVPASMRWGEVVLGVLADAGYTGKRRVYAFRALLAHVFGALEVAHHSPLSGPGTQALAELPAEKFPMLSETATVARGVSADDEFRRGLEIVLRGLDI; this comes from the coding sequence ATGCCACGCCAACGCTCACTGAGCCGCCCGCAGATCGCCGCCGCCGCGCTCGAGGTCGTCGACGCCGACGGCCTGGCCGCGCTGTCGATGCGCACGGTCGCCCGCCGACTCGGGATCGGCACGATGTCGCTGTACCGCTACGTCGCCGACCGCGCCGAGCTCGAGGCGATGGTGGTCGACCTGGTGCTCGAGGCGGTCGACCTGTCGGTGCCGGGCGGTTCTGCGCGGCACCGGATCCTGGTGCTGGCCGAACGCGTGCGCGACGCGACCACACACCATCCGGCCGTGGTGCCCCTGATGCTCGCGCACCGCCACCACGTACCGGCCTCGATGCGGTGGGGTGAGGTGGTGCTGGGCGTGCTCGCCGATGCCGGATACACCGGCAAGCGGCGCGTGTACGCGTTCCGGGCGCTGCTCGCCCACGTGTTCGGCGCGCTGGAGGTCGCGCATCACAGCCCGTTGTCCGGTCCGGGCACGCAGGCGCTCGCCGAACTGCCCGCCGAGAAGTTCCCGATGCTGTCGGAGACCGCAACCGTGGCGCGCGGAGTCAGCGCCGACGACGAGTTCCGGCGCGGCCTGGAAATCGTGCTGCGCGGGCTCGACATCTGA
- a CDS encoding peroxiredoxin-like family protein, whose protein sequence is MPPPTIIARNEFRSVTGELVPVPDPQRLVHLQFRRFAGCPICNLHLRSFVSRHDEIERASIREVVFFHSPADELAHHTADLPFATVADPDKVVYRRFGVEAGARALLDPRSWPAIVRGGALTTLGRFRAPALRPSGGRLGLPADFLIAPDGTVLAAKYGRHADDQWSVDEVLQHAAQQR, encoded by the coding sequence ATGCCCCCACCTACCATCATTGCCAGGAATGAATTCCGCAGCGTCACAGGTGAACTCGTGCCAGTGCCGGATCCGCAGCGGCTGGTGCACCTGCAGTTCCGCCGGTTCGCCGGGTGCCCGATCTGCAATCTGCATCTGCGGTCGTTCGTCTCACGCCACGACGAGATCGAGCGTGCGTCGATCCGCGAGGTCGTGTTCTTCCACTCCCCCGCCGACGAGTTGGCCCACCACACTGCCGATCTGCCGTTCGCGACGGTGGCCGATCCGGACAAGGTGGTATACCGCAGATTCGGTGTCGAGGCGGGCGCGCGGGCCCTGCTCGATCCCCGGAGCTGGCCCGCGATCGTGCGCGGCGGCGCGCTGACCACGCTGGGACGCTTCCGCGCCCCGGCGCTGCGGCCCTCCGGCGGCCGACTGGGCCTGCCCGCGGATTTCCTCATCGCACCGGACGGCACCGTGCTGGCGGCCAAGTACGGACGGCATGCCGACGATCAGTGGTCGGTCGACGAGGTGCTGCAGCACGCCGCGCAGCAGCGGTGA
- a CDS encoding GNAT family N-acetyltransferase, whose amino-acid sequence MSAPPLFRLVDERRVSVVRDTAAVMRVLDEDPVAGCMVAARVAEFGAEPGAIGGELWTRRNPGESLCYAGPNMIPLRGSLDDLKAFSDKAMSMARRCSSLVGRAELVLPMWERLQTLWGPARDVRAQQPLMALNTMPQCAIDPAVRPVRMEQIDAYLVAAIDMFIGEVGVDPRVGDGGRGYRRRIAGLIAAGRAWARFERGEVVFKAEVGSQSPAVGQIQGVWVHPEWRGHGLGTAGTAALAAAVVAGGRTASLYVNDYNTVARATYARIGFEQVGTFATVLLD is encoded by the coding sequence ATGTCGGCGCCACCCCTATTCCGTCTGGTCGACGAACGACGGGTGTCCGTGGTGCGCGACACCGCCGCGGTGATGCGTGTTCTGGACGAGGATCCGGTGGCCGGCTGCATGGTGGCCGCGAGGGTTGCCGAGTTCGGCGCCGAGCCCGGGGCCATCGGCGGTGAGCTCTGGACGCGGCGCAACCCCGGCGAGTCGCTGTGTTACGCCGGGCCCAACATGATTCCGCTGCGCGGCAGCCTCGACGATCTGAAAGCCTTCTCCGACAAGGCCATGAGCATGGCGCGACGGTGCTCGTCGTTGGTCGGGCGCGCCGAGTTGGTGCTGCCGATGTGGGAGCGGCTGCAGACGTTGTGGGGTCCGGCGCGCGACGTGCGCGCCCAGCAGCCGCTGATGGCGTTGAACACCATGCCGCAGTGCGCGATCGACCCCGCGGTACGGCCCGTGCGCATGGAGCAGATCGACGCCTACCTGGTGGCGGCCATCGACATGTTCATCGGCGAGGTCGGTGTCGACCCGCGTGTGGGTGACGGCGGGCGCGGCTACCGCCGCCGCATCGCCGGTCTGATCGCGGCGGGGCGCGCATGGGCCCGGTTCGAACGCGGCGAGGTGGTGTTCAAGGCCGAGGTGGGCTCCCAGTCACCTGCGGTCGGACAGATCCAGGGCGTGTGGGTGCACCCCGAGTGGCGCGGTCACGGCCTGGGCACGGCAGGCACCGCCGCACTGGCGGCCGCGGTGGTCGCCGGCGGGCGCACCGCGAGCCTCTACGTCAACGACTACAACACCGTGGCGCGGGCCACCTACGCGCGCATCGGTTTCGAGCAGGTCGGCACCTTCGCCACGGTGCTGCTGGACTGA
- the ispG gene encoding flavodoxin-dependent (E)-4-hydroxy-3-methylbut-2-enyl-diphosphate synthase: MPAPPPPTLAPRRKTRQLDVGGVGVGSEHPIAVQSMCTTKTHDVNSTLQQIAELTASGCDIVRVACPRQEDADALAEIARHSQIPVIADIHFQPKYIFAAIDAGCAAVRVNPGNIKEFDGRVKEVAKAAGDAGIPIRIGVNAGSLDKRFLEKYGKATPEALVESALWEASLFEEHGFGDIKISVKHNDPVIMVAAYEQLAAQCDYPLHLGVTEAGPAFQGTIKSAVAFGALLSKGIGDTIRVSLSAPPAEEVKVGNQILESLNLRPRGLEIVSCPSCGRAQVDVYTLANAVTAGLDGLDVPLRVAVMGCVVNGPGEAREADLGVASGNGKGQIFVKGEVIKTVPEAQIVETLIEEAMRLAEERGSDDASGSPMVTVS; this comes from the coding sequence ATGCCGGCTCCACCGCCGCCCACGCTGGCGCCCCGGCGCAAGACCCGACAGCTCGACGTGGGTGGTGTCGGGGTGGGCAGCGAGCATCCCATCGCGGTGCAGTCCATGTGCACCACCAAGACCCACGACGTCAACTCCACGCTGCAGCAGATCGCCGAGCTGACCGCGTCGGGTTGTGACATCGTGCGGGTGGCGTGCCCGCGTCAGGAGGACGCCGATGCGCTCGCCGAGATCGCGCGGCACAGCCAGATCCCGGTGATCGCCGACATCCACTTCCAGCCCAAGTACATCTTCGCCGCGATCGACGCGGGATGTGCCGCGGTGCGGGTGAATCCGGGCAACATCAAGGAGTTCGACGGCCGGGTGAAGGAGGTCGCCAAGGCCGCCGGGGATGCGGGCATCCCGATCCGCATCGGCGTCAACGCGGGCTCGCTGGACAAGCGATTTTTGGAGAAGTACGGCAAGGCCACCCCCGAGGCGCTGGTGGAATCGGCGCTGTGGGAGGCCTCGCTGTTCGAGGAGCACGGCTTCGGCGACATCAAGATCAGCGTCAAGCACAACGATCCGGTGATCATGGTCGCGGCCTACGAGCAGCTCGCCGCGCAGTGCGACTATCCGCTGCACCTCGGTGTCACCGAGGCGGGCCCGGCGTTCCAGGGCACCATCAAGTCGGCGGTCGCGTTCGGGGCGTTGCTGTCCAAGGGCATCGGCGACACCATCCGGGTGTCGCTGTCGGCGCCGCCGGCCGAGGAGGTCAAGGTCGGCAACCAGATCCTGGAATCGCTGAACCTGCGGCCGCGCGGACTGGAGATCGTGTCGTGCCCGTCGTGCGGACGCGCCCAGGTCGATGTCTACACGCTGGCCAACGCGGTCACCGCGGGTCTGGACGGTCTGGATGTCCCGCTGCGGGTCGCCGTGATGGGTTGCGTGGTCAACGGACCCGGTGAGGCCCGCGAGGCCGATCTCGGTGTGGCCTCCGGCAACGGCAAGGGCCAGATCTTCGTCAAGGGCGAGGTCATCAAGACCGTGCCCGAGGCCCAGATCGTGGAGACACTCATCGAAGAGGCCATGCGGCTCGCCGAAGAACGAGGATCAGATGATGCGAGCGGTTCGCCGATGGTGACCGTAAGCTGA
- a CDS encoding M50 family metallopeptidase: protein MMFGIGIVLFALAILVSVALHECGHMWVARATGMKVRRYFVGFGPTLWSTRRANRLGSTEYGIKAIPLGGFCDIAGMTSVDEIAPEDRPYAMYKQKVWKRVAVLFAGPAMNFVIGLVLLYGIAIVWGLPNLHQPTTAIVGETGCVAPQISLEKMGECTGPGPAALAGLKAGDEIVKVGDTEVKDFAGMAAAVRKLDGPVTIEFKRDGRLMDTVVDVTQTQRFTSADASAPSTVGAIGVSAVPVQPPTQYNPVTAVPATFAFTGDLAVELGKSLAKIPTKIGALVEAIGGGERDKETPISVVGASIIGGETVDAGLWVAFWFFLAQLNFVLGAINLVPLLPFDGGHIAVATYEKIRNMIRSARGMVAAGPVNYLKLMPATYVVLAVVAGYMLLTVTADLVNPLSIFQ from the coding sequence ATGATGTTCGGAATCGGCATCGTGCTGTTCGCACTGGCCATCCTGGTTTCAGTGGCTCTGCACGAATGCGGCCACATGTGGGTGGCGCGCGCCACCGGGATGAAGGTCCGTCGGTACTTCGTCGGGTTCGGCCCGACCCTGTGGTCGACGCGCCGGGCCAACCGCCTCGGTTCCACCGAGTACGGCATCAAGGCGATCCCGCTGGGCGGGTTCTGCGACATCGCGGGCATGACGTCGGTCGACGAGATCGCCCCCGAGGATCGCCCCTATGCGATGTACAAGCAGAAGGTGTGGAAGCGCGTCGCCGTGCTGTTCGCCGGCCCCGCGATGAACTTCGTCATCGGCCTGGTGCTGCTCTACGGCATCGCGATCGTGTGGGGTCTGCCCAACCTGCACCAGCCCACCACCGCCATCGTCGGCGAGACCGGTTGCGTCGCACCGCAGATCAGCCTCGAGAAGATGGGCGAGTGCACCGGCCCGGGACCGGCGGCACTCGCGGGCCTGAAGGCAGGCGACGAGATCGTCAAGGTGGGCGACACCGAGGTCAAGGATTTCGCCGGGATGGCCGCGGCGGTCCGCAAACTCGACGGTCCGGTCACCATCGAGTTCAAACGCGACGGGCGCCTGATGGACACCGTCGTCGACGTCACCCAGACGCAGCGCTTCACCAGCGCCGACGCGTCGGCGCCGAGCACGGTCGGCGCGATCGGGGTCAGCGCGGTGCCGGTGCAACCGCCCACCCAGTACAACCCGGTCACCGCGGTGCCCGCGACGTTCGCGTTCACCGGTGACCTCGCGGTCGAACTCGGCAAGTCGCTGGCGAAGATCCCCACCAAGATCGGCGCCCTGGTGGAGGCCATCGGCGGTGGCGAACGGGACAAGGAGACGCCCATCAGCGTCGTCGGCGCCAGCATCATCGGCGGCGAGACCGTCGACGCCGGGCTGTGGGTGGCGTTCTGGTTCTTCCTGGCGCAGCTGAACTTCGTGCTCGGCGCGATCAACCTGGTGCCGCTGCTGCCGTTCGACGGTGGCCACATCGCGGTGGCCACCTACGAGAAGATCCGCAACATGATCCGCTCGGCGCGCGGCATGGTCGCCGCGGGTCCGGTCAACTACCTCAAGCTCATGCCCGCCACCTACGTGGTGCTCGCGGTGGTGGCCGGTTACATGCTGCTGACCGTGACCGCGGACCTGGTCAACCCCTTGAGCATCTTCCAATAG
- the dxr gene encoding 1-deoxy-D-xylulose-5-phosphate reductoisomerase translates to MTTSAASGEHGTSKRQRVLILGSTGSIGTQALEVIAANPDRFEVVGLAAGGGNPDLLAAQRAQTGVADIAVADPAAADAIGDVPYTGPGAATRLVQNTEADVVLNALVGALGLQPTLAALATGARLALANKESLVAGGPLVLKAAAPGQIVPVDSEHSAMAQCLRGGSTAELAKIVLTASGGPFLGWSAEDLKSVTPEQAGKHPTWSMGPMNTLNSATLVNKGLELIETHLLFGVDYDDIDVVVHPQSIVHSMATFTDGSTLAQASPPDMKLPIALALGWPDRIPGAAAACDFSTASTWEFLPLDNEVFPAVDLARHAGKRGGCLTAVYNSANEEAAAAFLDGRIGFPDIVETVGDVLHAADQWAAEPATVDDVLDAQRWAREQAGRVVERKSVRRGLVTK, encoded by the coding sequence GTGACCACATCAGCCGCATCCGGCGAACACGGCACCTCCAAGCGGCAGCGCGTGCTGATCCTCGGCAGCACCGGCTCCATCGGCACCCAGGCGCTGGAGGTGATCGCCGCCAACCCGGACCGGTTCGAGGTCGTCGGCCTGGCCGCGGGCGGCGGTAACCCGGATCTGCTGGCCGCCCAGCGCGCGCAGACCGGCGTCGCCGACATCGCGGTCGCCGACCCGGCCGCCGCCGACGCCATCGGCGACGTGCCCTACACCGGGCCCGGCGCCGCGACCCGGCTGGTGCAGAACACCGAAGCCGACGTCGTGCTCAACGCGTTGGTCGGGGCGCTGGGTTTGCAGCCCACACTCGCGGCGCTGGCCACCGGCGCGCGGTTGGCGCTGGCCAACAAGGAGTCCCTGGTCGCGGGTGGGCCGCTCGTGCTCAAGGCCGCCGCGCCGGGACAGATCGTGCCGGTGGACTCCGAGCACTCCGCGATGGCGCAGTGCCTGCGCGGCGGCAGCACCGCCGAACTGGCGAAAATCGTGCTGACGGCCTCCGGTGGCCCGTTCCTCGGCTGGTCGGCCGAGGACCTCAAGTCCGTCACGCCCGAGCAGGCCGGCAAACACCCGACGTGGTCGATGGGCCCGATGAACACGCTCAACTCGGCGACCCTGGTCAACAAGGGACTCGAGCTCATCGAGACCCACCTGCTGTTCGGCGTCGACTACGACGACATCGACGTCGTGGTCCATCCGCAGTCGATCGTGCACTCGATGGCGACGTTCACCGACGGTTCGACACTGGCCCAGGCCAGCCCGCCCGATATGAAACTGCCGATCGCGCTGGCCCTCGGCTGGCCCGACCGCATTCCCGGCGCCGCCGCGGCCTGCGACTTCTCCACCGCGTCGACGTGGGAGTTCCTGCCGCTGGACAACGAGGTGTTTCCCGCCGTGGACCTGGCACGACATGCCGGAAAACGGGGCGGCTGCCTCACCGCGGTCTACAACTCGGCCAACGAGGAGGCCGCCGCGGCGTTCCTCGACGGCCGCATCGGGTTCCCCGACATCGTCGAGACCGTGGGTGACGTGTTGCACGCTGCCGACCAGTGGGCCGCCGAACCGGCTACCGTGGATGACGTACTCGACGCACAACGCTGGGCCCGGGAGCAGGCCGGGCGGGTCGTCGAGCGGAAATCCGTCAGAAGAGGGCTCGTCACCAAATGA
- a CDS encoding cryptochrome/photolyase family protein gives MPTLLWFRRDLRCADHPALLDAAQGDTEVLACYVLDPRLLASSGARRLAYLYRALDELRDTLGGALLITRGRPEQRIPQLAAAVGATSVHVSGDFSPFGRRRDDAVRAALNELPGEVGFHAAGSPYLVAPGRITKDDDTPYRVFTPFFRAWRDHGWRAPARSGPDSARWIDPADLSAGFAEKIPDPPAELDLPAGEAAALAQWRTFVRESLADYHTDRNRPDLDATSRMSAHLKFGTIHPRTLAADLADGSEGADAYLRELAFRDFYAAVLHHWPDSAWWNWNRTFDAIETDEGPDAERLFDAWKAGTTGFPIVDAGMRQLAATGFVHNRVRMIVASFLVKDLHLPWQWGARWFLDQLVDGDIANNQHGWQWTAGCGTDAAPYFRVFNPTKQGEKFDPDGTYIRRWVPELADKSAVPNVHRLDGCRPADYPEPIVDHGQERAEALRRYGRLS, from the coding sequence ATGCCCACACTGCTGTGGTTCCGGCGCGATCTGCGGTGCGCCGACCACCCCGCGCTGCTCGACGCCGCGCAGGGCGACACCGAGGTGTTGGCCTGTTATGTCCTCGACCCGCGCCTGTTGGCGTCCTCGGGCGCACGCCGGCTCGCCTACCTGTACCGCGCGCTGGATGAACTCCGCGACACCCTGGGTGGTGCGCTGCTGATCACCCGCGGCAGACCCGAACAGCGGATACCGCAGCTGGCGGCGGCGGTCGGGGCCACCTCGGTTCATGTGTCGGGAGACTTCTCGCCGTTCGGGCGGCGCCGCGACGACGCCGTGCGCGCCGCGCTGAACGAGCTGCCCGGTGAGGTCGGGTTCCACGCGGCCGGTTCGCCGTATCTGGTGGCGCCGGGACGGATCACCAAGGACGACGACACGCCCTACCGCGTGTTCACCCCGTTTTTCCGGGCGTGGCGCGATCACGGCTGGCGCGCACCGGCCCGCTCGGGACCGGACTCCGCGCGCTGGATCGACCCGGCCGACCTTTCCGCCGGGTTCGCCGAGAAGATCCCGGACCCGCCTGCCGAGCTCGACCTGCCCGCCGGTGAGGCCGCCGCCCTGGCCCAGTGGCGGACGTTCGTGCGGGAGTCGTTGGCCGACTACCACACCGACCGCAACCGTCCCGACCTCGACGCGACCAGCCGCATGTCGGCCCATCTCAAGTTCGGCACCATCCATCCGCGGACCTTGGCCGCCGACCTCGCCGACGGGTCCGAGGGTGCCGACGCCTACCTTCGCGAGCTGGCGTTCCGGGACTTCTACGCCGCGGTCCTGCACCACTGGCCGGACAGCGCGTGGTGGAACTGGAACCGGACGTTCGACGCGATCGAGACCGATGAGGGTCCCGACGCCGAGCGGCTGTTCGACGCGTGGAAGGCCGGGACGACGGGATTCCCGATCGTCGACGCAGGCATGCGCCAGCTCGCCGCGACCGGGTTCGTGCACAACCGGGTGCGCATGATCGTCGCGTCGTTCTTGGTCAAGGATCTGCACCTGCCGTGGCAGTGGGGCGCGCGCTGGTTCCTCGACCAGCTCGTCGACGGCGACATCGCCAACAACCAGCACGGATGGCAGTGGACGGCCGGCTGCGGCACCGACGCCGCGCCGTACTTCCGGGTGTTCAACCCGACCAAGCAGGGCGAGAAGTTCGACCCGGACGGCACCTACATCCGACGCTGGGTGCCCGAGCTGGCAGACAAGTCCGCGGTACCGAATGTGCACCGCCTCGACGGGTGCCGCCCCGCGGACTATCCGGAGCCGATCGTCGACCACGGCCAGGAACGGGCCGAAGCGCTGCGCCGCTACGGCAGATTGTCGTGA
- a CDS encoding DUF2631 domain-containing protein, translating to MANTEVERHTGVDAEEVPSAKWGWSELNIKVIHIGGLLSAAFLLVMLRGNHVGHVEDWFLIGFAAVIVGLVGRNWWLRRRGWIR from the coding sequence GTGGCGAACACCGAGGTCGAACGACACACCGGCGTCGATGCCGAGGAGGTGCCGTCCGCGAAGTGGGGCTGGTCAGAGCTGAACATCAAGGTCATCCACATCGGCGGCCTGCTGTCGGCGGCGTTCCTGCTGGTGATGCTGCGTGGCAACCATGTCGGTCACGTCGAGGACTGGTTCCTGATCGGTTTCGCCGCGGTCATCGTCGGCTTGGTGGGCCGCAACTGGTGGCTGCGCCGCCGCGGCTGGATCCGGTAG
- a CDS encoding DUF427 domain-containing protein: protein MSLVAGHGPLGSRPAGWFTPPLPGPTVYIEPHPRRIQAFVGDATIIDTERALLVHRPGSPLSYAFPVDEVGDLPAEEVPEATGYVSVPWDAVDVWLEEGRRLVHYPPNPYHRIDCRPSRRRLRVTAGDTVLVDTDDTVIVFETALEPRLYVSPALVRTDLLHRTDTTTYCNYKGVATYWAAVVDDAVLSDIAWSYPDPPPEAEPLRGHLSFDPTRVEVDAELPCGRTV, encoded by the coding sequence ATGAGTCTCGTCGCGGGCCACGGCCCGTTGGGCAGCCGACCGGCCGGTTGGTTCACGCCGCCACTCCCGGGTCCCACCGTCTACATCGAGCCGCACCCGCGGCGCATACAGGCGTTCGTCGGCGACGCCACGATCATCGACACCGAACGCGCCCTGCTGGTACACCGGCCCGGCAGCCCGTTGAGCTACGCGTTTCCCGTCGACGAGGTCGGTGACCTACCGGCCGAGGAGGTGCCGGAGGCGACCGGATACGTGTCGGTGCCGTGGGATGCCGTCGACGTGTGGCTGGAGGAGGGCCGGCGTCTGGTGCACTACCCGCCGAATCCCTATCACCGCATCGACTGCAGGCCGTCCAGACGCAGGCTGCGCGTCACGGCGGGCGACACCGTGCTCGTCGACACCGACGACACCGTCATCGTGTTCGAGACGGCCCTGGAACCGCGGCTCTACGTCAGCCCGGCGCTCGTGCGCACAGATCTGCTGCACCGCACCGACACCACCACCTACTGCAACTACAAGGGCGTCGCCACGTACTGGGCGGCCGTCGTCGACGACGCCGTGCTCAGCGACATCGCGTGGAGTTATCCGGACCCCCCGCCCGAGGCCGAACCTCTGCGTGGACATCTGAGTTTCGACCCGACCCGCGTGGAGGTGGATGCCGAACTACCCTGCGGCCGCACCGTGTGA
- a CDS encoding cupin domain-containing protein, with the protein MDKLDTGSHGELQQDDGRFRVTRWTIEPGGAIPMHRHEHDYVVVPLVNGTMHVVAPDGTDTVAELRIGESYTRIAGVEHRVENRGTTDTIVFVEVERL; encoded by the coding sequence TTGGACAAACTCGACACCGGGTCACACGGCGAGCTGCAGCAGGACGACGGGCGGTTCCGCGTCACCCGCTGGACCATCGAGCCCGGTGGTGCCATCCCGATGCATCGGCATGAGCACGACTACGTCGTGGTGCCGTTGGTCAACGGCACCATGCACGTCGTCGCACCCGACGGTACCGACACCGTCGCCGAACTGCGGATCGGCGAGAGCTATACCAGGATCGCCGGCGTCGAACATCGCGTGGAGAACCGCGGGACCACCGACACGATCGTCTTCGTGGAGGTCGAGCGGCTCTGA